In the genome of Clostridium cylindrosporum DSM 605, one region contains:
- the hisA gene encoding phosphoribosylformimino-5-aminoimidazole carboxamide ribotide isomerase, whose translation MRLRPCIDIHSGRVKQIVGGSLSDKGEGLIENFISDKEPSYYGEMFQKDNLTAGHVIMLGPGNTEAALEALKSYPSGLQVGGGINSDNAKFYLDNGASHVIITSFVFKDGEINWENLNKVVEVIGKEKLVLDLSCRKKDGKYYVVTDRWQKYTNFELNKDNIAKLEGYCDEFLVHAVDVEGQCRGIQEDLVELLGEWVTIPTTYAGGVHTFEDIETIKRLGQNKIDVTIGSALDIFGGNLSYSEVVEYFEKLNK comes from the coding sequence ATGAGATTAAGACCTTGTATAGATATACATTCAGGACGTGTAAAGCAAATAGTTGGGGGGAGTTTATCAGATAAAGGAGAAGGGCTAATAGAGAATTTTATATCTGATAAGGAACCATCATATTATGGTGAGATGTTCCAAAAGGATAATCTTACTGCTGGACATGTAATTATGTTAGGGCCTGGGAATACTGAGGCAGCTCTTGAAGCTTTAAAGTCTTATCCAAGTGGTCTTCAAGTAGGAGGAGGCATAAATTCAGATAATGCTAAGTTTTATTTAGATAACGGAGCAAGTCACGTTATAATTACCTCATTTGTATTTAAAGATGGGGAAATAAACTGGGAAAACTTAAATAAAGTAGTAGAGGTTATCGGAAAAGAAAAGCTTGTTCTAGACTTAAGCTGTAGAAAAAAAGACGGAAAGTATTATGTAGTAACTGATAGATGGCAAAAGTACACTAACTTTGAGTTAAACAAGGATAATATAGCTAAGCTCGAAGGCTATTGTGATGAGTTTTTAGTGCACGCTGTTGATGTTGAAGGACAGTGCAGAGGAATACAAGAAGACTTAGTTGAATTATTAGGTGAGTGGGTTACAATACCAACTACATATGCCGGTGGAGTGCATACTTTTGAAGATATAGAAACTATAAAAAGATTAGGTCAAAATAAAATTGATGTAACAATAGGAAGTGCCCTTGATATTTTTGGAGGGAATTTATCCTATAGTGAAGTTGTAGAATACTTTGAAAAGCTTAATAAATAA
- a CDS encoding (deoxy)nucleoside triphosphate pyrophosphohydrolase, translating into MKKLIKVVGAIIENENNEILCALRSPKMSIPNSWEFPGGKIEDKESLKQAIEREIKEELACDIEFLDIFNDNTHEYDNFVVNLITVKCKLISGTPVAKEHSKLIWLHRENLLSLKWAPADIPAVKQLVAEKV; encoded by the coding sequence ATGAAGAAATTAATAAAAGTCGTTGGTGCAATTATTGAAAATGAAAATAACGAAATACTATGTGCTCTTCGTTCTCCTAAAATGTCCATTCCGAACAGCTGGGAATTTCCTGGTGGAAAAATAGAAGATAAGGAATCATTAAAGCAAGCTATAGAAAGAGAAATTAAAGAAGAGCTCGCTTGTGATATAGAATTTCTTGATATTTTTAATGATAATACTCATGAATATGATAACTTTGTAGTGAACTTAATTACTGTTAAGTGTAAATTAATCTCTGGTACACCTGTCGCAAAGGAACACTCAAAACTAATATGGTTACATAGAGAAAATTTACTTTCACTAAAATGGGCCCCAGCAGATATTCCTGCAGTTAAGCAGTTAGTAGCAGAAAAGGTATAG